A single Asterias rubens chromosome 13, eAstRub1.3, whole genome shotgun sequence DNA region contains:
- the LOC117298975 gene encoding cyclic AMP receptor-like protein A isoform X2 codes for MTAEVDFDADNFTSPFDDGDLMTTLAPGTTCTLFDGHQGKCDAVVGVKKAMAALSLVGSVFMIGVIWLFKKHVVFVQRLILYLTIAAFFDSTAYLMANVQPDGPLCDFEAFWLSFWDWAVLLWVTCLTVNLFLIAVKMIRTDRYEIWYHVVCWTTALFVSLLPFIGDNYGPAGAWCWIKEEATAWRFFVWYGPLFIIIIATFIMYSYIIYVLNKKVKSWQGTYEPEIERNRQILKAEIRPLQAYPFIYLALSVFPLINRIQNAVKPGQPVFALVILHALTSPLQGLVNAVVYGMDRETRSRLTWMQIKGAYQGRAAHQQIREYPLVSVPETPELEDVSPLAMKPLKHSIAISSTV; via the exons ATGACGGCCGAAGTCGATTTTGATGCCGATAATTTCACCTCGCCATTCGATGATGGTGACCTAATGACAACACTGGCACCTGGAACAACTTGTACCTTATTTGATGGACATCAGGGGAAATGT GATGCGGTGGTTGGAGTCAAGAAAGCAATGGCAGCATTGTCGCTGGTTGGGAG TGTATTTATGATAGGAGTAATCTGGTTATTCAAGAAGCATGTAGTGTTTGTACAGAGACTGATTCTATATCTGACTATCGCTGCTTTCTTTGACAGTACGGCGTACTTAATG GCTAACGTTCAACCCGATGGTCCGCTTTGCGACTTTGAAGCTTTCTGGCTGTCTTTCTGGg ATTGGGCCGTGTTACTGTGGGTTACCTGCCTCACTGTCAACCTCTTTCTCATAGCAGTAAAAATGATAAGAACAGACCGATATGAAAT ATGGTACCATGTGGTGTGTTGGACTACAGCACTATTTGTGTCACTACTTCCATTTATTGGAGACAACTATGGGCCAGCCGGGGCCTGGTG ctGGATCAAGGAGGAAGCAACTGCCTGGAGATTCTTTGT ATGGTATGGGCCTttgttcatcatcatcatagcaACATTCATCATGTACAGCTACATCATCTACGTCTTAAACAAAAAG GTCAAGAGTTGGCAGGGTACATACGAACCCGAGATTGAAAGAAACAGACAGATTCTGAAAGCTGAGATTCGACCACTTCAAGCTTATCCATTTATCTATCTAGCTTTGTCTGTATTCCCGCTAATAAACAG AATCCAGAATGCTGTGAAGCCTGGTCAGCCTGTGTTTGCGTTGGTGATTCTACATGCTTTAACATCTCCTTTACAGGGATTGGTTAATGCTGTAGTATATGGAATGGATAGAGAGACTCGCAGTAGACTCACATGGATGCAGATTAAG GGGGCATACCAGGGTCGCGCGGCCCACCAACAGATCCGTGAATACCCACTAGTGTCCGTGCCGGAGACACCCGAACTTGAAGACGTCAGCCCTCTGGCAATGAAGCCTCTTAAACACTCCAT AGCAATTTCATCAACCGTCTAA
- the LOC117298975 gene encoding cyclic AMP receptor-like protein A isoform X3: MTAEVDFDADNFTSPFDDGDLMTTLAPGTTCTLFDGHQGKCDAVVGVKKAMAALSLVGSVFMIGVIWLFKKHVVFVQRLILYLTIAAFFDSTAYLMANVQPDGPLCDFEAFWLSFWDWAVLLWVTCLTVNLFLIAVKMIRTDRYEIWYHVVCWTTALFVSLLPFIGDNYGPAGAWCWIKEEATAWRFFVWYGPLFIIIIATFIMYSYIIYVLNKKVKSWQGTYEPEIERNRQILKAEIRPLQAYPFIYLALSVFPLINRIQNAVKPGQPVFALVILHALTSPLQGLVNAVVYGMDRETRSRLTWMQIKGAYQGRAAHQQIREYPLVSVPETPELEDVSPLAMKPLKHSM, translated from the exons ATGACGGCCGAAGTCGATTTTGATGCCGATAATTTCACCTCGCCATTCGATGATGGTGACCTAATGACAACACTGGCACCTGGAACAACTTGTACCTTATTTGATGGACATCAGGGGAAATGT GATGCGGTGGTTGGAGTCAAGAAAGCAATGGCAGCATTGTCGCTGGTTGGGAG TGTATTTATGATAGGAGTAATCTGGTTATTCAAGAAGCATGTAGTGTTTGTACAGAGACTGATTCTATATCTGACTATCGCTGCTTTCTTTGACAGTACGGCGTACTTAATG GCTAACGTTCAACCCGATGGTCCGCTTTGCGACTTTGAAGCTTTCTGGCTGTCTTTCTGGg ATTGGGCCGTGTTACTGTGGGTTACCTGCCTCACTGTCAACCTCTTTCTCATAGCAGTAAAAATGATAAGAACAGACCGATATGAAAT ATGGTACCATGTGGTGTGTTGGACTACAGCACTATTTGTGTCACTACTTCCATTTATTGGAGACAACTATGGGCCAGCCGGGGCCTGGTG ctGGATCAAGGAGGAAGCAACTGCCTGGAGATTCTTTGT ATGGTATGGGCCTttgttcatcatcatcatagcaACATTCATCATGTACAGCTACATCATCTACGTCTTAAACAAAAAG GTCAAGAGTTGGCAGGGTACATACGAACCCGAGATTGAAAGAAACAGACAGATTCTGAAAGCTGAGATTCGACCACTTCAAGCTTATCCATTTATCTATCTAGCTTTGTCTGTATTCCCGCTAATAAACAG AATCCAGAATGCTGTGAAGCCTGGTCAGCCTGTGTTTGCGTTGGTGATTCTACATGCTTTAACATCTCCTTTACAGGGATTGGTTAATGCTGTAGTATATGGAATGGATAGAGAGACTCGCAGTAGACTCACATGGATGCAGATTAAG GGGGCATACCAGGGTCGCGCGGCCCACCAACAGATCCGTGAATACCCACTAGTGTCCGTGCCGGAGACACCCGAACTTGAAGACGTCAGCCCTCTGGCAATGAAGCCTCTTAAACACTCCATGTAA
- the LOC117298975 gene encoding cyclic AMP receptor-like protein A isoform X1 yields MTAEVDFDADNFTSPFDDGDLMTTLAPGTTCTLFDGHQGKCDAVVGVKKAMAALSLVGSVFMIGVIWLFKKHVVFVQRLILYLTIAAFFDSTAYLMANVQPDGPLCDFEAFWLSFWDWAVLLWVTCLTVNLFLIAVKMIRTDRYEIWYHVVCWTTALFVSLLPFIGDNYGPAGAWCWIKEEATAWRFFVWYGPLFIIIIATFIMYSYIIYVLNKKVKSWQGTYEPEIERNRQILKAEIRPLQAYPFIYLALSVFPLINRIQNAVKPGQPVFALVILHALTSPLQGLVNAVVYGMDRETRSRLTWMQIKSNFINRLTKDTQIKEYPLPSEDEPRVQDVPAQMEGSDDNLRSPAEVHISEGSAGGDDVMTDINLSGDS; encoded by the exons ATGACGGCCGAAGTCGATTTTGATGCCGATAATTTCACCTCGCCATTCGATGATGGTGACCTAATGACAACACTGGCACCTGGAACAACTTGTACCTTATTTGATGGACATCAGGGGAAATGT GATGCGGTGGTTGGAGTCAAGAAAGCAATGGCAGCATTGTCGCTGGTTGGGAG TGTATTTATGATAGGAGTAATCTGGTTATTCAAGAAGCATGTAGTGTTTGTACAGAGACTGATTCTATATCTGACTATCGCTGCTTTCTTTGACAGTACGGCGTACTTAATG GCTAACGTTCAACCCGATGGTCCGCTTTGCGACTTTGAAGCTTTCTGGCTGTCTTTCTGGg ATTGGGCCGTGTTACTGTGGGTTACCTGCCTCACTGTCAACCTCTTTCTCATAGCAGTAAAAATGATAAGAACAGACCGATATGAAAT ATGGTACCATGTGGTGTGTTGGACTACAGCACTATTTGTGTCACTACTTCCATTTATTGGAGACAACTATGGGCCAGCCGGGGCCTGGTG ctGGATCAAGGAGGAAGCAACTGCCTGGAGATTCTTTGT ATGGTATGGGCCTttgttcatcatcatcatagcaACATTCATCATGTACAGCTACATCATCTACGTCTTAAACAAAAAG GTCAAGAGTTGGCAGGGTACATACGAACCCGAGATTGAAAGAAACAGACAGATTCTGAAAGCTGAGATTCGACCACTTCAAGCTTATCCATTTATCTATCTAGCTTTGTCTGTATTCCCGCTAATAAACAG AATCCAGAATGCTGTGAAGCCTGGTCAGCCTGTGTTTGCGTTGGTGATTCTACATGCTTTAACATCTCCTTTACAGGGATTGGTTAATGCTGTAGTATATGGAATGGATAGAGAGACTCGCAGTAGACTCACATGGATGCAGATTAAG AGCAATTTCATCAACCGTCTAACCAAAGACACCCAGATCAAGGAGTACCCATTACCTTCTGAAGATGAACCCAGGGTCCAAGATGTTCCTGCCCAAATGGAAGGAAGCGACGATAACTTGAGATCACCGGCTGAGGTTCACATCAGTGAAGGATCGGCAGGTGGAGACGATGTAATGACGGATATCAATCTATCAGGAGACTCGTAA
- the LOC117298978 gene encoding protein MIS12 homolog produces the protein MAESDSIVGENKEELTTDLKEYEVQFFGFTPKSFIDGVHNALVDYLNDSVEVTEKFLLSEAEAKSEEVTPEFVREASDRLFSHFLKTFDKAFDRLETYLKKNLFHIPSNVLLPEDAVHWQDYNAKDDAKLDTELEKLRQQIKCSQYVNARLRQWLQEAEVAQAQLDAFLLQINQLHQIVNKSKISDLNESIVFTAAKVRKLKDQLSLVMQQNLIDTQVQLDQPSSKS, from the exons ATGGCAGAGTCTGACTCCATTGTCGGTGAAAATAAAGAAGAGTTGACGACTGACCTGAAGGAATATGAAGTACAGTTCTTTGGTTTCACACCGAAGTCATTCATAGATGGAG ttcaCAACGCCTTGGTGGATTATCTCAATGATTCGGTTGAAGTGACAGAGAAATTTCTTCTGAGTGAG GCTGAAGCTAAATCAGAGGAGGTTACACCAGAGTTTGTTAGAGAG GCATCAGATCGATTATTCTCTCACTTCCTGAAGACATTTGATAAAGCTTTTGATCGTCTGGAGACGTATCTCAAGAAGAATCTCTTCCACATCCCAAGCAATGTTCTTCTACCAGAAGATGCG GTCCACTGGCAAGATTACAACGCTAAGGATGATGCAAAGCTGGATACAGAGTTAGAGAAACTCAGACAACAAATCAAATGT TCTCAGTATGTGAATGCACGTTTAAGACAGTGGCTACAGGAAGCCGAGGTTGCCCAGGCTCAACTCGATGCCTTCTTACTTCAGATAAATCAGTTGCATCAAATCGTCAACAAATCAAAAA TTTCAGACCTGAACGAGTCTATAGTTTTCACAGCAGCCAAAGTTCGCAAACTGAAAGATCAGCTCTCACTAGTAATGCAACAGAATCTCATTGATACACAG GTACAACTAGACCAACCAAGCTCTAAGTCTTGA